CTGGGCTGGCAGCGTGGGAGTGTCATGGAGAGGGGGTGTTACTACTGCTGAATGACCACTGGGATTGGTGGGAAATCCAGGGTCTAGCGGCTGAGTTGAGTGAGTCAGGAATAGAGGACCTATGGCTGAAGGGAGCAAGATTTGTAAAGGTGGGGTGGAGAATGTGGTTTAACAAGTAACACAGTATTGGGGagagggaaatttccccctctacccctcttgagttcttgGCTGGACTaacaataaaattgacacaaaacagattaataggagaaaaagaaattttaatcatGTGCAaggaggtctcatagaaatgggacctaagaagtggccagagcaggcagcttttatactttttagacaaagaataaatttgtgaggaCTTAACAGGACAAAGAAGCATATTTTGGATGCTCAATTAGTAGAGAATCTAAACAGAGTGGGCTTgggggtagtaaattaaagaattaacaaggtttgtttatacagaCTTCTCAGCCTGAATTCCCTATCTCCAGAAATCAGGGTGTcctacctccagatgcagggagtgTACCTTTTGCATagagatttatttcttgttttcagggagacagaaaggagggtcaGAATGTCTCTCTTGCATTGGACATTTCTCAAGtgactttaattcaaaataatcagcaTGCCACTGAGGCACATGCCACAATCACCAAGCCTGCTTGCCCCTGGGAATCTGTGGGTCAGCAGACTGACTTAAACCTCACGACGGTTGGATGGACCCTACCCTACCCTGCCAGCCTGCCTCCTCTGTGCCCAGAGGTTGAAGTCTTcaaccccacccctccccaagcTGATTCAGCCCCTGGAACAGAAGGCAGAACTGGCTGAGAGTACAAAGGACAGCCGGACACACAAATGGGCAGCTACAACTGTGTGCAGCCTGTGGGTGGCCAGTGGGACACCTGTGCCTCTTTATCTTCCCTCTCCAGTGGCTGCAGAAGAGCCAGGGAGGCTGGCACAGGGTCAGCCAAGAAGATGCCACACGTATGCTTTTGTGCAGTTTCCCACCTCTCATTCTGTCATACAGCATCACGATTACATCCTGTCATCGTGCCATCCTCTGTCACACCCAACCACCATCTCACACTCACATTGTCATACACACAGTCACCCACTGATACACAGATTTGCCTACACAGTGGTGCGATCACACATGCGCCCATCCGTTCATTTATCCTTCATTCCTGGCACGCTGTCCGTCTGTTCTGTGCCCTGCCAGGGACGGAATCCTGCGGGTACATGGACCAGCCTCTTGGAGCTCACAGATATTAACCAATAACCTCTCCACACAGGGAGCATTGAGGCAGTCAGGGAGGCGGCCCCTGAGGAGCTGAGGCGTGAGGAGGGGAGAAGTCCAAGACTCGCGGGAGGGGGTGGTGGAGCAGGCCGAGGCCAGACCCAGCAGGACTTTTCAAAGCTGTACTCTGAGAGCGAGGCGGCGCTCAAGAGGGCAGCTGCTACGTTTCCGGTCAGTGCCCGCCTTCCTCCCTGCTGGCCCAATCGGGAGGTTGCAGGAGGTGGGGCCCGCTGCCCAGGGCCAAGGGCGGGGCCTGCGGGGGCGGGGCCAGCCTGTAGCTCGCAGTCGGCCGCAGGGCGGAGCCGGCGGCGGAGGCAGCTTCCCCGGGGCGGGCGCCTGAATTCCTCATGTAAGTGGCGGAGGCTGGAACCACTGGCTGGCGGAGACGCCCACGCTCGCTGGGCCTTAGAGATTGGGACGGCCCTGATTTGCAGTCTTCGGTCCCGCCCTGCGAGGTCCGGCCACGTGGTGGGCGGACCGCGGCAGTTCTGATCCGGAGACCTCGCAGGACCCGGAGTCCCGCCCACAGTCCAGGGCGGACGCCGAGAGGGGAGCGCGGGCCCAAGACCAGCAGAGAGCGAGGTGGGGGGCCGTGGAGAGGGGTAGAGGGATCTGGGGCTCCCTGACCTGAAATCCGGGCAACTGGGAGAATTTTTTTGAGGAGGGCGGGGGGAGTCAATGTCTGGGTTCAAACGTGGCTCAGCTACTTTCTAGGTGTCTCTGAATCTCTCTTAGCTTTTTCCTCTGTAATGCGGGCTTTCAGAGGCACGAACTTCATGGGGCTCCTTGGGGGATTAAATAAGGAAATGTGTTGAAAGtggccagcacagtgcctgaaacagAATGGGGGCTCTGTAACTGGGGGCTCCGAAACAAGGTGTTTTCTCCCTGCGGGGCGGCCGGGGAACCGCCCTGGGGAGGGACTGCGTGTAAATGGAGCCCACCAGCCCCAGCGGCGGGGAGGGGTAGGTAGCCACTCGCTTTGCCCCTAGCTCACCACGGCAGGGCAGCGCCGCGCCATGGCCAGCAAGCGTCGTGAGGGCGAGCACCCATCCGTGACGCTCTTCCGTCAGTACCTGCGCATCCGCACCGTCCAGCCCGAGCCCGACTACGGTGAGAACGCGGCGGTTCCAGGAGGACCTGTGGTGGGGCATCAGGGGCGGGGACTGTGCTCTAAACCAGGCGCCAACCCCTGTCACCCAGCTGAGTCTAATCTGCTGCCTCAAATGGCGCCTCCATTCCTCTAAGCCATTCCCTAGGTCAGCAGACTGCTCAGCATCCCCTCCAGGCTGTGCTGCTCCAAAAGTTACAACTGGCAGTTAAATAGGGAACAACTTCACCTCACTCTCCAGCACTTGGGcttggggaagggaagaagaggcCCCCGGAAGCCTACTGGGGCTGAACAAAGGCCACAGCCCTTTGGAGAATCAGGCTTGGTGGCTGGGAACTGTGTACCTGGGTCCAATCCAAATCCCTGCTCTGTGATTTACCAGCTGGGAGACGGTGGGTGAGCCTCATGTCTCTGcgccagtttccccatctttaaggAAGGTAACAATGACACCTGCTTCTCACTCTGGACTTCCCACCTGGCCTTCCACAAAGGGTCACTGGCCAAAAATGTCTTCTTCCTTGGGGACAGAGATGGAAATGTCTCTGACGGATGTGGAATTGTGTTGAGGCAGGGGTCTGCTCCCTTCTCTGGATGTACCCCCAGTTCTGCCTGGGCccatgggaggtggggggaggcagaagcagcagcaaggctgtctgtgtccccaggggctGCCGTGGCCTTCCTTGAGGAGAGAGCCTGCCAACTGGGCCTGGGCTGTCAGAAAGTGGAGGTGAGCCTGTGGCCCTGCATGGGTAGGGGAGGTGGGCCTGGGGCAGCTCCTCACTGTGCACTGACGACCCCTCCTCCTGGCCCTCTCCAGGTGGCAGCTGGCCGTGTGGTGACTGTGCTGACCTGGCCAGGCACCAACCCCAgactctcttccctcttgctcaACTCCCACACCGATGTGGTGCCTGTCTTCAAGGTGCGGGGGGTGTAGGGAGTGGAACAGCCCTTGGGGACAAAGATGGTACAGATCCCCCATTCGACTGCAGGGAGCCCACGATGCTGGTCCTGGCACTGATTCGACCTCATAGAGGATTACTCCACTCAATCAAGCAGCCTTTGCCCAGTAGCCATTCCATGCCAGGGGTGGGGTAGGCGAGaggggggtggtggaggtgggaggcAGAGATGAGGGATGGCTGTCAGCTGCCCTCTTCAGCCCTACGTGGGCTCCTAGGGCACCTGCTCCCTGGGCAGGGCCACAGTTGAGCAGAGCGGATTAACGACTACATTTGGTGCTTGGGCCCctcttcctgcccctgcccccaggaacATTGGAGTCATGACCCCTTTGAAGCCTTCAAGGATGCTGACGGCTACATCTATGGCAGGGGCGCCCAGGACATGAAGTGTGTCAGCATCCAGTGAGTGTCCTTCATTCCCAGTTTCCCCACTGGCCCGTTGGATTGACCCAGGACCCAGGTGTGATTGGAGAACGTCAAGGCCAAGGAACATCTTGACCCCTTACCTTGGGCGGGAATTCCTGCTATGACCATTGCATGGATggggagacagggacagagactTTCTGGAGTCACCTGCTAGGCTGTGGCAGAGCAGGGCCCAAGGCTGCAGCCTGCCTGCTCAAGCATCTGATggctccccaccccagcacctGGCTTACACCCTCTCACCGCCCCTCAGGTACCTGGAGGCTGTGAGGAGGCTGAAGGCTGAGGGCCACCATTTCCCCAGAACCATCCACATGACCTTTGTGCCAGGTAGGAGTGGCTTGAGGAGAGGCACCttcaggggtggggagagtgttGGGGCACCCCCTATCTCACATTCCTGCtgcttttacagatgaggagatcgGGGGTCACCAAGGCATGGAGCTGTTTGTGAAGCGGCCCGAGTTCCAGACCCTGAGGGCTGGCTTCGCCCTGGATGAGGGTGAGCAGGGTGGCAGGACACTGAGTGGCCAGCAGGGGATAGGGAGGCTGCTAGTGGGGGCTGGGCCGCTCCACCCTCTCAGGCCTGGCCAACCTTTTCCTCCTCAGGCCTGGCCAACCCCACTGACGCCTTCACTGTCTTTTACAGTGAGCGGAGCCCCTGGTGTGAGTATGCACTTGGACGTTGGGGGTCACTGTGCAGATGGGAGACTGGGCCAGAAGGGGCAGGGGGCCGCCAAGGGTTCCACAGCAAGTTGGGGCCTGAGTAGGCCTTGAACCCAGGGCCTCTGCCTCCCAGTCCCTTCCTACCTGGGCATCTCTTTCCTGAGCTTCTGAAGGGAGGCCCTAACCACGGGCAGAAACCAGCTCTACACTGTGCATTCTGAGGCGGGCAGAGACCTGGCAGAGGAGCCTGGAATGAGGGGAAGACCCCGGGCCCATCCCAGGGCTGGTTGCTTTTCCAGCCTCTCCCATACTGAAGacacccccttccccctgcctctcccaggggtgcaggtcacAAGCACCGGGAAGCCAGGCCACGGCTCACGATTCATTGAGGACACAGCAGCAGAGAAGCTGGTGTGTGGCGTACGGGGAGGGAGTTGGGGAGTTCCCAAGGCTCTGTCCCGGGGCCACTCTCACATCTAACCTCACACTCTCCTAGCACAAGGTTGTGAGCTCCATCCTGGCTTTTCGGGAGAAGGAGAGGCAGAGGTGAGGCAGCCTGGGAAAGGGCACGGGGCTCTGGGAGGCTACGCAGGAGAGGAGTGGGGCTGAGCCCTCTTTTTATCTGTTCTTCCCCCTTGctgctgctgcccctgccccccaccacagGCTGCAGTCAGACCCTCAACTGAAGCAGGGGGCCGTAACCTCCGTGAACCTGACTAAGCTAGAGGGCGGTGTAGCCTATAATGTGGTACCTGCCACTATGAGCGCCAGCTTTGACTTCCGCGTggcaccagatgtggacctgaaGGTGCCATCTCCACCTGGGTTTGGAGGAGGGAGCCTGGGTCCTCAGCCCTGTCCTAGAGGCTCAGGGAGAGCCTGAGGGGTCAGCTCATCTCCCTTCTCACAGGCTTTCGAGGAGCAGCTGCAGGGCTGGTGCCAGGCAGCTGGCGAAGGGGTCACCTTCGAGTTTGCTCAGGTGTGGACTGGGGAACCTACAACAGGGGAGTTGTAGGAgctggggaggctgggctggcCGCATGTGTCATTGTAGGAGTGTACATTTGGTGTGCCTGCATACTTCCTGGCTTTAGCTGTGCGAGACATGTTTTGTTCACCAACAAGCGTTAGTTCTGTAGGCCACTGTTGGGTGCTGGGGAATACTAGGGAGTGAAATTAGACAAGTTTTTGCCCTCATAGTCCTTACACAATGAAGGGAGGAATAGACATGAATCAAAAaattatgtattacttttatataagTACGAACACATGTGGTCCAGGAAAGGGTGGGACCTCAACTGTGAACCTGTAATTGGAGTATCTGACCAGTCTGAGAGGTCTGGGAGTGCCATCTTGAGGAAGGGGCACTTGGGAAGGATCTGAGGATGGACAGGAAGTGGAGGGCAGAGAAGGTCCCAGGCCTGTGACCTTTGAGAGACTGAAAGAGGGCCTGTTGCTGGACTGGCCAGCTGGATGTCAGGGTAGGTGGGTGTGTGCCCCACGCCAGGCACAGCCTACCCTATGAAGAATAGGGCAAGATGCCCAGGCCTTGTCCTGATCCTGCCATCCTTCTCCCCACAGAAATGGACAGAGCCCCGAGTGACATCTACTGATGATTCAGACCCCTGGTGGGCAGCTTTTAGTGGGGTCTGCAAGGACATGTGAGCACACTGGCCAgcccccctctccccttccctccctcccacctccctttaCTTCTTCAACCCTTCCCttgccctctcccctctctgcctccacATTCACCAGGTTCTTCCCTCTGCAGGAACCTCACCCTGGAGCCAGAGATCTTCCCCGCTGCCACAGACAGCCGCTATCTTCGTGCGGTGAGCTGCTTGCAGTAGGGTGGGCAGTGGAGTGGTCCTGGGTGCTGGCCTTCCCCCTAACGGCTCCTGTCGCCCCCTGCAGGTGGGGGTCCCAGCTCTGGGCTTCTCACCCATGAACCACACACCCGTGCTGCTCCACGACCACGATGAACGGCTGCATGAGGCCGTGTTCCTCCACGGGATCGACATATACACTCAGCTGCTACCTGCCCTGGCCAGCGTGCCCACCCTGCCCAGTGAAAGCTGAGCCCTGCGCTCTCCAGCCTCCACCCCTGACCAGTGCCAAGGAcccttcttccctcctgcccAACAATAAAGTCTGTGTGGACAGGGACCACTTCTGAAGTACTAACAGCAAGGATGTTCATGGAGCAGGGTTTCAAAGATAATAGTAACACCTACCTCAGAGATGAGGGTTCATACACCATGGGTTGCACCTGTTGCCCCAGCATAATAACAACTCTGAGCCTCCCCAGTGCCCAAAGTTGGACTACAAATGAAGATCTAGTGTGACCAGGAACAGTGCTTCACTGGCTGCTCTGAGGGCTAAGACTCTGCTGGTGAAGCAGCTGATCCACGGGGCAAAGAATACAGCACAGTCATGCAAGTAAGGCAGTGCCACCACTGCTTGGCCTCCCAGGAGCCCTAGAACTTCGGGGACTGTACAACTCAGAGCAGTGAATGCTGGCCAGGCACGCTAGGAACCTAGAACTCCTCAGGCCAGAGTGCAGAATTCTTCTGGGTCCTCCCCTTTCTTCTGGGTAAGCTTTAAGACCTGACAGGGATGTTTGGGGTTTTTCTCTGTCCTCACCAGCCTGCCCAGTCCAGCAAGCTATGTGCCCCAGTGTCCCTAAGGCACCCAACCACTCATTTACTAGGTCCCCTTCTGGCACTCCAAGGCCCTATTTCCCCTGACTCCCACCCACACCCTGCCATCCAAGGACGGCTAAACTCTTCTCCCACACAAAATGTAGGTACCGACCCCACCTGAACCCTACTTTCAGCCCTGGGATCACAGACACAGGCTGACTGACAGATCCTGCCTCAGGTTTATTTGTACAAATAGCACAGGAGGACACCAGCCCCATGCAGACAGCAGCCCAGGGGTCACACCAGTCCTTCTGTCCTCACATTGGCAGATAAAGGTCTCTACTCTGGAGCCTTTGTGGGGGCCTGGGCACCTTTGGGAGCCGGAGCTGGAGCCGCAGCTGCACCTGCAGCCTTGGCCTTGGTTTGAGTCTTGGCCTGGGACTTTGGCCGGCAGAGCCTGAGACCCTTGGCGATGCGGGCACGAGCACGCTTCCCGAGCTTGGGGTGAGCAATGTAGGCAAGTCGACTGAGCTTGCGGCTGCCGCCTGTTGGGATCCTGGGCTTGACCTCCTTGGGCTTTACGGGAGCCTTGATAGCCTCAGCACGTGCACTTACGGCCTTGGCATTGTTGGCCTGCATCTTCTTCAGGCCCTTCTTGTTGTGCTTCTTGGCAAAACGCATGTTCCTCAGGAACTTGGGGTCCACCTGGAAGACAAAAAATGTACAGGTGGCTGTAAGTGCAGCATGTAGGAGCCCTCAAGTCACCCATGGTGCCCCTCTCCATAGCAGCACCCAGGAGACCATCAGGCTCCAGCTGAGGCCTACTGGGAGCTGAGACAGCATCAAGTCAACCTTAAATGCAGAAATATCTGACCCTTGGAGCCCAATAGAGCTCAGACAGGAAGAACAAATTCCTACAGCAGGATTTTGGTTAAGTTTTTCCTGAAACCCCCTCATggacaccccaccccctcccccttaaaAGGTGCCAAATACTAAGGTTAGCACAACAGATTCACAGCCAACAAGGCAGAATAAGAGAATggagggaagggggcggggagAGACCAACAGTACAGTGGAGTAGCGAAGTGGAGACAAGACTCAGTTCTGCTCAGACCCTACAGCCTCAGCCTTCTTGGCTAATCCTTAGAACTCCCTAGCATAGGAAGGGAAGCTGCCCCCTCCATGCCTGGCACTGCATCAGATCAAGGTCATATGGGTGGTCAAAGTGGAACAGAAGGCTCACAAGGTACCGGGTACACAGGCAAGACCACCCCTTCCCTTGAAAAGCTCTGGGTGAGCAAGGGAGATGATCAGACAAACTGCTCTCAGGAGGCAGGTTACACCTCAGGCCAGTAAAGGCCAAGTAAAGCTTTATTACAGGTCTGGCACAGCATGAAGTCCAGGCAAAACGAAGGACAGTTAAGCTACATGAAAGACCCTGACCATGCAACTGgagccaaacacacacacttttttgtGATTCGGCGCACACACTCACCCCCTTAAGAGATTCATATCGTTGTGATCGGGGTTTCTTGATGCCATTTCTGTGCCATTTTCGGgctgtggggaaaaaaggaattagACCAAAAAAGAGATTTCCTCTAAAAAGACCACCATTACAGCTGGCAAGCCCAGGAGAACCATAATTTCTCCTTACTTGGGATCCATTTAAGAAACCCCTTACCACTGAATGCAAAGCACTGTGGGTTATATCAAGGGGATCCCTGGCTTCTAAATCTACAGCTCCATAGGTAATGCTGGCTGAAAGTAAAATCAGCCCCAGGCCCACTGTAGGAATGTGCCTCCTTTCCCTGCCCAGTATCCCTAATCTTTGCCAGGGTCTGGGGCATTAGATGAAGGCTGGGCCAGGGGAACTTACACTGGTTGTGCGTGGTGTGGTTCTTGGACTTGGCCATGTCTGCAACTGGAGGACGAGAGTGGAGATCAGAGCTGGGGGCTCGCGGGGCCGGGCCTACCTCTTCGCCCTTATCTAGAAGAACGTGCGGCCAGAAACCTGAATGAGCCTTCAGCACAGATGCCTTGCATCTGCGCCCTCCACCAGCCTGGATTCATTCTGCACGACCCGACGCCAGTCTCCCCCTCCCAAACTCAGGTAATGGTGCCTCGAAACCAACCCCCCAGCCGAAAGGCTGCGCTCTCCCCCCAAATCCGAATTCTCCCCCTCCCATCCATCCCTTGAGAACCCACGAGCACCGTCCCCGCCTCGCGGCTTCCGTTCCCCACAGCCAGGGAGCCGGTCTCCCCGTCCTCCCTAAGGCCACGCGCCCCGCCGCCGTCCGGGAGTCACGGATGGCTCCGGATACCGCGCGGCTAGCACTCACCGGGGCCCGCAGATCCCGAAACGCCTGGGACCGGAAGAGAAAGAGGAACGCCGTGGTGCAGCACGGGAAATAGGCTTGTCGCGGCAGGAAGGGACTACTGGAAAAGCTTCCCCCAGCGCCGTGAAGATAGGTTCCTAAGTCCGGAGGACACAAGCCAGATGGGAAGGTGGTGCTACGAGCCTGGCCTCGCTCTTTCAGGTTTTACCGACccccccctcctttctcctcatATTCCTCCCGACTTGGGTCCCAGGTCTCGTTAAAGGCCATGAAAGCGAAGGGAGTCCTTGAGGAATACATGTTAGGCAGGGGGTGACAGGAGATTTGTGTTCCTAAAAATGTACCTCTGGCTACTGCGCGGAGAATGGACTGTAgcgggcagaggagggagagccGTGAGGAGTCTGGTGCAGGATGGGACAGGATGGTGCCTGGAGCTGAGTGGGGGCACGGGGGATGGATAGGAGTGGATAAGGAAAGAGGGTAGACTGGGCTTGGGATGCAGAAGattggggagaggaagaaggccTGTGTAGCCCCTGAGTTTTTGGCTTGAACAAGTGCGTGAAGATGGTGCTTTTTACAGAAATGGGGAAGATTGGGGGAGGGACAAGGGTCTTGTTGCTTTATTTTGAGGGGGCTAGTGATCcagatgtttctttttatttttttaagattttttttttgatgtggaccatttttaaagtctttattgaatttgttacaatatcttttatgttttggttatttggtcACAAGGCAtggtgggatcttagctcccccaccagggatggaacctgca
This is a stretch of genomic DNA from Balaenoptera musculus isolate JJ_BM4_2016_0621 chromosome 11, mBalMus1.pri.v3, whole genome shotgun sequence. It encodes these proteins:
- the LOC118903160 gene encoding aminoacylase-1 isoform X1 translates to MPVSPTVVQTSMTRSQVALLGLGLLFMLLLYVGLPGPPEQTSWLWGDPNVTILAGLTPGSSPIFYREVLPLHRARRVDVVLLHGKAFNSQTWEQLGTLQLLAQRGYRAVALDLPGFGNSAPSKEASTEAGRAQLLERVLQDLEVQNVVLVSPSLSGCYALPFLMQGHHQLHGFVPIAPASTQNYTQEQFQAVKLTTAGQRRAMASKRREGEHPSVTLFRQYLRIRTVQPEPDYGAAVAFLEERACQLGLGCQKVEVAAGRVVTVLTWPGTNPRLSSLLLNSHTDVVPVFKEHWSHDPFEAFKDADGYIYGRGAQDMKCVSIQYLEAVRRLKAEGHHFPRTIHMTFVPDEEIGGHQGMELFVKRPEFQTLRAGFALDEGLANPTDAFTVFYSERSPWWVQVTSTGKPGHGSRFIEDTAAEKLHKVVSSILAFREKERQRLQSDPQLKQGAVTSVNLTKLEGGVAYNVVPATMSASFDFRVAPDVDLKAFEEQLQGWCQAAGEGVTFEFAQKWTEPRVTSTDDSDPWWAAFSGVCKDMNLTLEPEIFPAATDSRYLRAVGVPALGFSPMNHTPVLLHDHDERLHEAVFLHGIDIYTQLLPALASVPTLPSES
- the LOC118903160 gene encoding aminoacylase-1 isoform X2 — its product is MTRSQVALLGLGLLFMLLLYVGLPGPPEQTSWLWGDPNVTILAGLTPGSSPIFYREVLPLHRARRVDVVLLHGKAFNSQTWEQLGTLQLLAQRGYRAVALDLPGFGNSAPSKEASTEAGRAQLLERVLQDLEVQNVVLVSPSLSGCYALPFLMQGHHQLHGFVPIAPASTQNYTQEQFQAVKLTTAGQRRAMASKRREGEHPSVTLFRQYLRIRTVQPEPDYGAAVAFLEERACQLGLGCQKVEVAAGRVVTVLTWPGTNPRLSSLLLNSHTDVVPVFKEHWSHDPFEAFKDADGYIYGRGAQDMKCVSIQYLEAVRRLKAEGHHFPRTIHMTFVPDEEIGGHQGMELFVKRPEFQTLRAGFALDEGLANPTDAFTVFYSERSPWWVQVTSTGKPGHGSRFIEDTAAEKLHKVVSSILAFREKERQRLQSDPQLKQGAVTSVNLTKLEGGVAYNVVPATMSASFDFRVAPDVDLKAFEEQLQGWCQAAGEGVTFEFAQKWTEPRVTSTDDSDPWWAAFSGVCKDMNLTLEPEIFPAATDSRYLRAVGVPALGFSPMNHTPVLLHDHDERLHEAVFLHGIDIYTQLLPALASVPTLPSES
- the LOC118903160 gene encoding aminoacylase-1 isoform X3; this encodes MASKRREGEHPSVTLFRQYLRIRTVQPEPDYGAAVAFLEERACQLGLGCQKVEVAAGRVVTVLTWPGTNPRLSSLLLNSHTDVVPVFKEHWSHDPFEAFKDADGYIYGRGAQDMKCVSIQYLEAVRRLKAEGHHFPRTIHMTFVPDEEIGGHQGMELFVKRPEFQTLRAGFALDEGLANPTDAFTVFYSERSPWWVQVTSTGKPGHGSRFIEDTAAEKLHKVVSSILAFREKERQRLQSDPQLKQGAVTSVNLTKLEGGVAYNVVPATMSASFDFRVAPDVDLKAFEEQLQGWCQAAGEGVTFEFAQKWTEPRVTSTDDSDPWWAAFSGVCKDMNLTLEPEIFPAATDSRYLRAVGVPALGFSPMNHTPVLLHDHDERLHEAVFLHGIDIYTQLLPALASVPTLPSES
- the RPL29 gene encoding 60S ribosomal protein L29 translates to MAKSKNHTTHNQSRKWHRNGIKKPRSQRYESLKGVDPKFLRNMRFAKKHNKKGLKKMQANNAKAVSARAEAIKAPVKPKEVKPRIPTGGSRKLSRLAYIAHPKLGKRARARIAKGLRLCRPKSQAKTQTKAKAAGAAAAPAPAPKGAQAPTKAPE